One window from the genome of Rhizobium sp. NZLR1 encodes:
- the phaC gene encoding class III poly(R)-hydroxyalkanoic acid synthase subunit PhaC: protein MTEPRETAFNSFLKDFAENVGKFHKGADVLAGIRDEDVDVGATPKTLVMRRDKVELFRYEPTAKRIVETPVLIVYGLIGRYTIADLQPDRSLVRSLLAKGIDVWLIDWGKPGRAERWLTMDDYVDDYIHEAVHRICRETGHDKVTLLGICEGGFFATCYAALHPEKVKNLVLTITPIDFHADIDDPAASQGLLNIWTRSLAPEDIDRMVDALGVIPGEFMSLIFSLMTPMQSLTKYNVNLIDIAGDKDLLMNCLRMEKWLADRPDHPGAAGRQWLKELYQGNRLVKGRFELSGRIVDLHAIDVPVLNIYALNDHIIPPACSKALGGKIGSTDYMEIPLLSGHVGLFVSSKSQGTLTKSMVEWLQARDG from the coding sequence ATGACCGAACCCCGCGAAACCGCCTTCAACAGCTTCCTGAAGGATTTCGCCGAGAATGTCGGCAAGTTTCACAAGGGGGCGGACGTGCTCGCCGGGATCCGCGACGAGGATGTCGATGTCGGAGCGACGCCGAAGACGCTCGTCATGCGTCGCGACAAGGTGGAACTGTTCCGCTACGAGCCGACGGCCAAGCGCATCGTCGAGACGCCGGTCCTCATCGTCTATGGGCTGATCGGCCGCTACACTATCGCGGACCTCCAGCCCGACCGCTCGCTGGTGCGTAGCCTGCTCGCCAAGGGCATCGACGTCTGGCTGATCGACTGGGGCAAGCCCGGCCGCGCCGAGCGCTGGCTGACGATGGACGACTATGTCGACGACTATATCCACGAGGCGGTGCACCGGATCTGCCGCGAGACGGGGCATGACAAGGTAACGCTGCTCGGCATCTGCGAGGGCGGCTTCTTCGCCACCTGCTATGCGGCGCTCCATCCGGAGAAGGTCAAGAACCTGGTCCTGACCATCACGCCGATCGACTTCCACGCCGATATCGACGACCCGGCGGCCAGTCAAGGCCTCCTCAACATCTGGACGCGCTCGCTTGCGCCAGAGGATATCGATCGCATGGTCGATGCGTTGGGCGTCATCCCCGGCGAATTCATGAGCTTGATCTTCTCGCTCATGACGCCGATGCAATCGCTGACCAAGTACAATGTCAACCTCATCGACATCGCCGGCGACAAGGACCTGCTGATGAACTGCCTGCGCATGGAGAAATGGCTGGCCGACCGGCCGGATCACCCGGGCGCGGCCGGCCGGCAATGGCTGAAGGAGCTCTATCAGGGGAACCGCCTGGTCAAGGGCAGGTTCGAGCTGTCGGGCCGCATCGTCGACCTCCACGCGATCGACGTGCCCGTGCTCAACATCTACGCGCTGAACGACCATATCATTCCGCCGGCCTGTTCCAAGGCGCTCGGCGGCAAGATCGGCAGCACCGACTATATGGAGATTCCGCTTCTGAGCGGGCATGTCGGCCTGTTCGTTTCGAGCAAGTCGCAGGGCACGCTCACCAAAAGCATGGTTGAATGGCTCCAGGCACGGGACGGGTAA
- a CDS encoding poly(R)-hydroxyalkanoic acid synthase subunit PhaE, whose product MWFNSMMPFLTTRAADSSLFAVAQCGEISKTIKRMAEAPRLADMWNLDRQVYALMAAWMDVSQCMAAYHAIASVPWSKAYERYSATLADTKEGDAKDFGWRKAFDKWRDIANKELISNLRSKDFLAAQRELLLAGLELRTRQQQMTDSVAKLLGVPSQHDFDELTRQFTELRREVRASRRAQRDEAEDARGLATQPGRDES is encoded by the coding sequence ATGTGGTTCAACTCGATGATGCCCTTCCTCACCACGCGCGCGGCCGACAGCAGCCTGTTTGCCGTCGCGCAGTGCGGCGAGATCTCAAAAACCATCAAACGCATGGCGGAAGCCCCGCGCCTTGCCGACATGTGGAACCTCGACCGGCAGGTCTACGCGCTGATGGCGGCCTGGATGGACGTGAGCCAATGCATGGCGGCCTATCACGCCATCGCATCCGTGCCGTGGAGCAAGGCCTATGAACGCTACAGCGCGACGCTCGCCGACACGAAGGAAGGAGACGCCAAGGATTTCGGCTGGCGCAAGGCCTTCGACAAGTGGAGGGACATTGCGAACAAGGAACTGATCAGCAACCTGCGCTCTAAGGATTTCCTCGCCGCGCAGCGCGAATTGCTGCTCGCCGGGCTGGAGCTGCGCACCCGCCAACAGCAAATGACCGACAGCGTCGCGAAGCTGTTAGGCGTTCCGAGCCAGCACGACTTCGACGAGCTGACGCGGCAGTTCACGGAACTCAGGCGGGAGGTGCGCGCCAGCCGCAGGGCACAGCGCGATGAGGCCGAAGATGCACGCGGCCTCGCCACACAACCAGGAAGGGATGAGTCATGA
- a CDS encoding iron-containing alcohol dehydrogenase, translated as MKAFTFQTPTNIRFGAGASSKIGELLKGYKAAHVLLVTDEKVWAAGLTRNAEAAIAEAGIALTVFDGVVVDAPSHVIEAAAEICRERGVDTVVAIGGGSALDTAKLVAYLAKTPDKLDAIYGVDRATGDRLPLLLVPTTAGTGSEVTPVSIVKTPNNEKKAVISPRLLPDCAILDPELTLGLPPHLTAQTGIDAMAHAIEAYTGKIKKNPISDWLALKALALLSANLRKVCADGSDLEARSEMLLGSMLAGMAFAHSPVAAVHALAYPIGEIFHEAHGLSVALVLPYVLEFNRPAAEALYAELSDVIQPGYRRQSDAADAVAFIAEIEAICRDCGVPGSLSAVGIGEGDLSKLAEDAMKQKDRLLVNNPRELDCDQARAIYASALAGRGPAAD; from the coding sequence ATGAAAGCCTTTACTTTCCAAACCCCGACCAACATCCGTTTCGGCGCAGGCGCGTCCAGCAAGATCGGCGAGCTCCTCAAGGGCTACAAGGCCGCCCATGTGCTGCTCGTCACCGACGAGAAGGTGTGGGCGGCCGGGCTGACGCGCAATGCGGAAGCGGCGATTGCCGAAGCCGGCATCGCGCTCACCGTGTTCGACGGCGTGGTCGTCGACGCGCCGTCGCATGTCATCGAAGCGGCGGCAGAAATCTGCCGCGAGCGCGGCGTCGACACTGTCGTGGCAATCGGCGGCGGCAGCGCGCTGGATACGGCAAAGCTCGTCGCCTATCTCGCCAAAACCCCGGACAAGCTTGATGCTATCTATGGTGTCGACCGTGCCACCGGCGACCGACTGCCGCTGCTGCTGGTGCCGACCACGGCCGGCACCGGATCGGAAGTGACGCCGGTCTCCATCGTTAAAACGCCAAACAACGAGAAGAAGGCGGTGATCTCGCCGCGCCTCCTCCCGGACTGTGCGATCCTCGATCCCGAACTGACGCTCGGCCTGCCGCCGCACCTCACCGCCCAGACGGGCATCGACGCCATGGCGCATGCGATCGAGGCCTATACCGGCAAGATCAAGAAGAACCCGATCTCCGACTGGCTCGCGCTGAAGGCGCTGGCGCTGCTGTCGGCCAATCTGAGGAAAGTGTGCGCGGACGGCTCTGACCTCGAAGCGCGCTCGGAAATGCTGCTCGGCTCCATGCTGGCCGGCATGGCGTTTGCCCATTCGCCGGTTGCAGCGGTGCATGCGCTCGCCTATCCGATCGGCGAGATCTTCCATGAGGCGCACGGCCTCTCCGTTGCGCTGGTCCTGCCTTACGTGTTGGAATTCAACCGGCCGGCGGCCGAAGCGCTCTATGCCGAGCTCTCCGACGTTATCCAGCCCGGCTATCGCCGCCAGTCCGATGCGGCGGACGCTGTGGCCTTCATCGCCGAGATCGAGGCGATCTGCCGAGACTGCGGGGTGCCCGGCTCGCTTTCGGCGGTTGGAATCGGCGAAGGCGATCTTTCCAAGCTGGCGGAGGATGCGATGAAACAGAAGGATCGCCTACTGGTCAATAATCCGCGCGAGCTCGACTGTGATCAGGCCCGGGCGATCTATGCCAGCGCGCTTGCGGGCCGCGGCCCGGCCGCAGACTAG
- a CDS encoding Nif11-like leader peptide family natural product precursor — translation MSDTELERFVGDLGKDATLLEYVKTNATGLASLVASGKTHGYDFTIDEAKSYIKARNPSGMTDKQTDPAVGKRHSDVVTSIKAVQTIVAATTAVEAAQVVVAAVLV, via the coding sequence ATGTCTGATACTGAACTAGAGCGTTTCGTTGGCGATCTGGGGAAAGACGCCACCCTGCTGGAATACGTGAAAACGAATGCTACCGGTCTCGCATCACTGGTAGCGAGCGGAAAGACGCACGGCTACGATTTCACGATCGATGAGGCCAAAAGTTACATAAAGGCCAGAAATCCAAGTGGCATGACCGACAAACAGACCGATCCGGCTGTCGGCAAGCGCCATTCGGACGTTGTGACCTCTATCAAAGCAGTCCAGACCATCGTGGCCGCGACCACCGCCGTTGAGGCAGCGCAAGTCGTGGTCGCTGCGGTCCTCGTCTAA
- a CDS encoding IS5 family transposase (programmed frameshift): MAGEFWLDDQQRAVIAPLLPTNQPGAHRTDDRRVISGIIHVLRSGCRWQDCPTCYGPSTTIYNRFHRWSAKGIWRRLFEALAQTTDRDLHMIDSTTAKAHRSAAGGKGGPDAEAIGRSRGGRSTKIHAVVDGCGRPIALRITPGQRGDAPVAVPLLTPLPASRLCAADTAYDSDTLRDFLTARGTQPVIPNNPTRKRIQPFDPIAYKRRNIIERTFCRLKDWRRIATRYDKLMINFEATCYIAALVIWWA, from the exons ATGGCAGGAGAGTTCTGGCTTGATGATCAGCAGAGGGCGGTGATTGCGCCCCTACTTCCCACGAACCAACCCGGTGCTCATCGCACTGACGACCGTCGAGTGATTAGTGGAATCATCCATGTCCTGCGATCGGGTTGCCGATGGCAGGATTGTCCCACTTGCTACGGGCCTTCAACAACCATCTACAATCGCTTCCATCGCTGGTCTGCGAAAGGAATATGGCGGCGGCTGTTTGAAGCTCTGGCGCAAACAACCGATCGGGATCTTCATATGATCGACAGCACCACCGCCAAAGCCCACCGATCAGCCGCTGGCGGAAAAGGGGGGC CGGATGCCGAGGCAATCGGCCGCTCGCGAGGCGGCAGATCGACAAAAATCCATGCTGTTGTCGATGGTTGCGGCCGTCCAATCGCGCTGCGAATAACGCCCGGGCAGCGCGGCGACGCACCCGTTGCCGTTCCGCTGCTCACGCCCTTGCCTGCGAGCCGCCTATGTGCCGCAGACACCGCTTATGACAGCGACACATTACGCGACTTCCTCACCGCCCGCGGCACGCAGCCGGTCATTCCCAACAATCCTACTCGAAAGCGCATACAGCCCTTCGACCCCATTGCCTACAAGCGCAGGAATATTATTGAACGCACCTTCTGCCGCCTGAAGGATTGGAGGCGCATCGCAACACGATACGACAAGCTCATGATCAACTTCGAGGCAACTTGCTACATCGCTGCTCTCGTCATTTGGTGGGCATGA
- a CDS encoding electron transfer flavoprotein subunit beta/FixA family protein codes for MHIVVCIKQVPDSAQIRVHPVTNTIMRQGVPTIINPYDLFALEEALQVRDRYGGEVTVLTMGPPMAEQALRKALTHGADRAVLLTDRHFAGSDTLATSYALSQAVAKIGESYGAPDIVFTGKQTIDGDTAQVGPGIAKRLNLQQLTYVTKIVSIDPTSRELMVERHAESGTQMLKSTLPCLITVLEGVNAIRRGSLDDAFRAARSPVLKWGAADAGIGELTKCGLRGSPTVVKRVFAPGPRAEKAMQMDINDKTLAEVAADTVAAIFAREPVLERKLTSHGDR; via the coding sequence ATGCACATCGTGGTCTGTATCAAACAAGTGCCGGACTCTGCGCAGATACGCGTCCACCCGGTGACAAATACGATCATGCGCCAAGGCGTACCGACCATCATTAACCCTTACGACCTGTTTGCTCTCGAAGAGGCACTACAAGTTCGTGACCGCTATGGGGGCGAGGTGACCGTTCTCACGATGGGACCGCCCATGGCTGAGCAAGCGCTACGCAAAGCCCTCACCCACGGCGCAGATCGCGCAGTGCTTCTGACCGACCGCCACTTTGCTGGATCTGACACGCTGGCGACCTCGTATGCACTTTCTCAAGCAGTAGCGAAAATTGGCGAGAGCTATGGGGCGCCTGATATCGTCTTTACCGGAAAGCAGACAATTGACGGCGACACGGCCCAGGTCGGACCCGGAATTGCAAAGAGGCTGAACCTCCAGCAACTGACTTACGTAACGAAGATTGTCTCCATTGATCCCACGTCGCGCGAGCTCATGGTTGAACGGCACGCGGAGAGCGGCACGCAGATGCTGAAGAGCACGTTGCCATGTCTCATCACCGTGCTGGAAGGTGTCAATGCAATCCGCCGGGGCTCTCTCGATGACGCCTTCCGTGCCGCGCGAAGCCCGGTTCTTAAATGGGGGGCCGCTGACGCCGGCATTGGGGAGTTGACCAAATGCGGCCTAAGGGGATCGCCGACGGTCGTGAAGCGAGTATTCGCTCCTGGTCCTCGCGCCGAAAAAGCTATGCAAATGGACATTAACGACAAAACGTTGGCCGAGGTCGCGGCGGACACGGTCGCTGCAATTTTTGCCCGCGAGCCTGTTTTGGAACGCAAGCTCACGTCCCATGGCGATCGGTGA
- a CDS encoding electron transfer flavoprotein subunit alpha/FixB family protein codes for MVARKNETPANAVGRASSGKKLLKCFEDHRHVWVFMELERGKVHPVSIELLGEGRRLADKLGVQLAGVILGSSEGVGTKPAIEEAFAYGADVAYLVESPLLANYRNEPFTKALTDLVTTHKPEILLLGATTLGRDLAGAVATTLQTGLTADCTELDVDGDGSLAATRPTFGGSLLCTIYTLNSRPQMATVRSRVMATPQREDKPIGRVIQHELTMVEEAIVTKVLAFLCNDGSEQSDLANSDIVVGGGLGLGAAGNLQYLRNLATTIGGGVGCSRPLVQKGWMPADRQIGQSGHTIRPKLYIAAGISGAVQHRVGVEGADLIVAINLDQNAPIFDFAHIGVVACALEFLPALTEAFARRMPPHNSIKGMDRGRLDDQE; via the coding sequence TTGGTCGCTAGAAAAAATGAAACGCCGGCAAACGCGGTCGGCCGCGCCAGCTCAGGGAAAAAGCTGCTTAAGTGTTTCGAAGATCACCGGCACGTCTGGGTCTTCATGGAACTTGAGCGCGGCAAGGTTCATCCCGTATCGATTGAACTCCTCGGAGAAGGCCGCAGACTAGCCGATAAGCTGGGCGTTCAACTGGCCGGGGTAATCCTCGGTTCGTCTGAAGGCGTGGGAACCAAGCCTGCGATCGAAGAGGCCTTCGCTTACGGAGCTGATGTCGCCTATCTGGTAGAGTCGCCCCTCCTCGCCAACTATCGAAACGAACCCTTCACCAAGGCTTTGACGGATCTGGTCACTACTCACAAACCAGAAATTCTCCTTCTCGGCGCGACCACGCTCGGCCGCGACCTCGCCGGTGCTGTAGCAACGACCTTACAAACGGGGCTTACGGCTGATTGCACCGAGCTGGATGTTGATGGAGATGGTTCACTCGCAGCGACACGGCCAACTTTCGGCGGGTCCTTGTTGTGCACGATCTACACGCTGAACAGCCGGCCGCAAATGGCAACGGTGCGGTCCAGGGTCATGGCGACGCCGCAACGTGAGGATAAGCCAATTGGGCGCGTTATCCAGCACGAACTCACAATGGTCGAGGAAGCGATCGTCACCAAAGTCCTCGCATTCCTCTGCAACGACGGATCTGAGCAATCCGATCTGGCCAACTCCGACATCGTGGTTGGGGGTGGACTCGGCCTCGGCGCTGCAGGAAACCTGCAATACTTGAGAAACCTTGCAACGACGATCGGCGGGGGAGTCGGGTGCTCGCGGCCACTGGTCCAAAAAGGCTGGATGCCTGCTGATCGACAAATTGGTCAGTCCGGCCATACCATTAGACCTAAGCTTTACATCGCGGCGGGAATATCTGGTGCGGTCCAGCATCGCGTTGGCGTCGAAGGAGCCGATCTGATTGTCGCCATCAACCTCGACCAGAACGCTCCGATCTTTGACTTCGCCCACATCGGCGTTGTCGCTTGCGCGCTGGAGTTCTTGCCGGCGTTGACAGAAGCTTTCGCCAGGCGAATGC